From a region of the Rhodococcus sp. 4CII genome:
- a CDS encoding VOC family protein, whose protein sequence is MGYEFHVTVDSENPHTLAKWWAQTLGWEVEPSDEEFIRGLVRAGHAQESDTMEFEGVLVWREGAAIRDPEHSERPRVLFQRVPESKTVKNRLHLDLRVGDGRDEVAEKLEQSGATVLHRGRQGPSEWITMADPEGNEFCVS, encoded by the coding sequence ATGGGATATGAATTTCACGTCACGGTGGACTCGGAGAACCCGCATACCCTGGCCAAATGGTGGGCGCAGACACTCGGCTGGGAGGTGGAACCCAGCGACGAGGAGTTCATCCGGGGGCTGGTCCGGGCCGGCCACGCGCAGGAATCGGACACCATGGAGTTCGAGGGTGTCCTGGTCTGGCGGGAGGGGGCGGCCATCCGGGATCCGGAACACTCGGAGCGTCCCCGCGTGCTGTTTCAGCGGGTTCCCGAATCGAAGACGGTGAAGAATCGACTTCATCTCGACCTCCGGGTGGGAGACGGGCGCGACGAGGTCGCCGAGAAGCTGGAGCAGTCCGGTGCCACCGTGCTTCACCGGGGTCGCCAGGGTCCGAGTGAGTGGATCACGATGGCCGATCCGGAGGGTAACGAGTTCTGCGTCAGCTGA